AGGGGTGCCCAAGCCCACCCCTGCCCTGATACTCACCCCACACACATGTCTAGAAGGCTCTGCTCCAGACCTTGAGGAAGAAGACACAACTGAAAGGAAGCTACCTACATCCCCCAAAGCCCAGGAGAGAAGAATCAAACGCTCCCTACGACCTTCAACTAAGCTCCCCACTTCTCAAATCCCTGGTCATCCGTGGGGTATGGGGCAAAGGGAGTGTCAGAAGCCGGGTTTGAACCTCAGGAGGTGACTGGTAGAGTCCTGGTGGCATTTTCAACGTATTTTAGGGATTGAGGAGGCTAAGAAGGGCTTAggtcaggaagaaacagaatgggAGGCGCAGGTCACATACCTGGGATCACCTGCTTTTGGCCAAGTTCTATAACCAGAGGATCTCTGGTCAGGGAAGTGTCAATAATGCGTCCATCTACCAAGCTGCCCTGTGGGGAGAGAGCAGCAGGAGCGCACACCTCGCAGGGCACCACACACACCTGGGCCCCGGGGCAGCCGCGGCAACCCCCTCGCAGCTGCAGCCCAGCATTCCCCTCAGGGCAGAAAGCAACAGGAAGCCCCAAAGGGCTGGCGCTTCTCGGAGATCTCCCCACCCTTCGCTTCTCTGAGCCGGGGCGGAACTGGCGGAAAAGCTGGGAAGGGAAATGGGCAGGCAGGAGgcgcgcccctccccccgccacgtGCTCGACGACCCCGGAGCTCCAGCTTCACTCCCGAACCGCTTGCCACGTGTCCCAGCCAGCGCTGACGTGTTCCAGCAGGGCGCCGCCCCCTcccgggccccgccccggcccccccCCCGCCGATCCCTCACCGTGTAGTGTATGTGCAGCGTGTCTCCAAAAGCAGCGGGCTCCGCGCACGGCTCGGGGGGCTCCACCTACGAGCGGACTACAGGAGTCACGCAGGCTCCTCCAGAGATTCCGTTCCGGCCCCGACACCCAGCACTCCCCAGATCAGTTCCCGCACTCGctctcctcccagctcccaggTTCGTTCCGATCCCCTCGTTCCCCACCAAGGCCCGGCCGCCGCAGCCCCGGGACACCCTCTCCTCACCAGGGTCTCCACTTGGAGGGTCCGGACGGGACTTTCGGTTTCAAACCCAGCCTCAGCCCGGCACATCACCCCactgagcagcagcagcagcagacggAGCGGGAGAAGTGAGGGGCGCAGGGTCATGACTGGACGCGGGGCAAGGCACGGGGCACCAGGACAGGCTCCTCCGGTGACGGCGCCTAGGACAGCGATTCCCTCGGAGCCCAGGCCGGAGTGGACGGGACGGGGCGGGTCGCAACGCGCCAGctcctcctccagcagcccttCCTCCACCTTGTCCCCACCTCCTGGAGGGAGGAGGCCGCCGGGAGCCCTTCCCTACCCTCAGAGATCGGGAGGTCGCGTTTTAGGATCCACCCGTTGGCCGTTCTGTCCCATAGCGAAGGGCTGGGTCACTTAATGGCACCCATTTACGATGACCTATTGTGTGCCAGTCACTTTTCTGTAATCCTCAAAGCCACCCTGAAAGGTAGGcataattgtttccattttacagatgagttcAGGTTAAGAAACCTGCCCAAGGTCTTCTAGCTAGGTGGCGCCAGAGACAAGATTCAAACTCAGGACGCCCGGAGTCCCGCGTGTTGGGTCTTTGGTTTCTCCTCTTAAGATACAGGTGTCTTCACACCTGTCCTGGCAGTGTCTGTTTGGCCCAACCCACCCCAGCGGTTGTTAAAGAGGGCACCCCTGTCCCTCTTCCAGCCATTCACCTTGAATTCTGGAGGTCACAGGAGGCAGGGAGCTGTCTTGTCTGCctgttctttggaaagataattTCAAAGAGCCAGGAGCTATTTTCCTGCAAGGATGGGGCGAATCCCTCCCTGATCTTTTCCTCACACCGACCTATCCCTCCTCCTTTATCAGCAAGCTTGTAAAAAGGGCAGCTTACAacctttttatgtttattttgccCAACCTAGGGCTTGACCTCACCCCAATATCAAGTCTCAGGCTCtatagactgagccagccaggtacccccaagGACTTCAATTTCTTAAAGGGGTTTTAAAAGTGTTTCGGGCAACACAACCAGTCCCCTTTTGTATGATTTAAACCCTCACTGCCCACTCAGGCCATGGCACCTGAATTCTGCTCCCTCCAAAAGTCATCATTAAGCTCAGTCACCAAATTCTTGTGTCATTTCTTGGTCCCTGTCCTCTTCAGCATCTCTCTCGTATTTGATGCCCTCCCAAGCTCTAGATACAACTAACTGCCTGCTGGGTGTTTGACCAGTACATCAAATCAACACACCCAATACTGTActctcattcctttttctccatccaTCCCATTTGTAACAATCTAGAATTCCCTcccaattttctctttctgttagtGGCTCTGCTGTTAGCATTCTCCTAAATTCTCCTCTCATTCACACATCAACCAGTCTCCTTTGATTTGTCCTTCCATCACCTCTCCaagctttccttccattcccAAGGCTACTACCCTAATTAAGCCATTACCTCTTTGGAATTGTTGAAGAAGTCCCCTCAGGAGGAGGGGATTTCTAGGGATGATGGAATGCTCTATATCTTGATAGGGAGGTGGCTAACATGGGTGtatgcatttgttaaaacttAAACTATATGAGAAGATCTGTGCATTGCACTGCACAAATTATACTTCAAATTAtacttccaattaaaaaataataataaacacaaaactaCATTTTCAAGTCTTCCTCAAAGCTGGATAAggccatgtgactaagttctggccagTAAGACATAAGCAGAAGTGTTGGAAATATTGTCCTGGACTTCCAGCAAGGCcccttaaagaaaattaattcagcTAAGAAGTGTGTCATTGtgtgctcctcctcctctcctccagctccttcccttcctttgttCTGCTGCTGGCATATAGATGAGATGAATTACACTCTAGCAGTCACATCAGACCATGAGGTGACCATGAGGATGAAGCTATGTGCAATGACGGTGAAGCAAAAAGAAGTCTGAGCCctgggcgcctgggcggctcagtgggttaagcatctgcctttggctcaagccatgatcccagggtcttgggactgagccctgcccggggctctctgctcagcagagagtctgcttttccctctccctctctcaaataaattaatttttaaaagatcttatttatctgttggagagagatcacaagcaggagtggcaagcagagggagaagcaggctccctactgagcagaagcctgatgcgggacttgatcccaggaccctgggatcatgaccggagccaaaggcagacact
This genomic interval from Mustela erminea isolate mMusErm1 chromosome 6, mMusErm1.Pri, whole genome shotgun sequence contains the following:
- the FKBP11 gene encoding peptidyl-prolyl cis-trans isomerase FKBP11 isoform X1, translating into MTLRPSLLPLRLLLLLLSGVMCRAEAGFETESPVRTLQVETLVEPPEPCAEPAAFGDTLHIHYTGSLVDGRIIDTSLTRDPLVIELGQKQVIPGLEQSLLDMCVGEKRRAIIPSHLAYGKRGFPPSIPADAVLQFDVELIALIRANYWQKLVKGILPLVGMAMVPALLGLIGYHLYKKANRPKVSKKKLKEEKRNKSKKK